The DNA region CAGGACCAGCACGGCGAGGAGGCCCACATCTCCTTCTCGGCGGCGCCCATCTACGGCGACGACGGGGACGTTATCGCCGTCGTCGAGATGGTCCAGGACCGCACCGCGGACGTGCTCCGCCACGAGCGGACCTCCGACCTGGTGACCGAGCTGGAGGAGACGATGCAGGCCATCCAGGCGGGGGACCTGGACGCCCGCGCCGCCTTCGACAACGAGGCTGGCCACGTCGACGCGTCGCTGCTGCAGGTCGTCGACGAGCTCAACGAGATGGCGAGCACGCTCGCGGACCTCATCGAGCGGGTCGACGACAACGCCGAGGACCTCGCCGCGGCGACCGACGAGTCGGCCGACGCCGCCGACGAGATCGAGTCGGCGGTCACCGAGCAAAACAGGATCCTCGCCGATGCCGCCGAGGACATCCAGGACGTGAGCGCGACGATGGAGGAGATCGCGGCCACCTCGAACCAGGTGTCGGCCGCCGCCGACCGCGCCAGAGAGGCCGTCGAGGACGGCGAGCGCGCCGGCGAGCGCGCCCAGGCCGTCACGGACGAGCTCACCGACACCAGCGACGAACTGGTCGACGACGTGACCGAGCTGGAGGAGCGAATGGACGAGGTCAGCGAGATCATCGAGATCATCGCGGACGTGGCCGAGCAGACGAACATGCTCGCGCTGAACGCCAACATCGAGGCGGCCCGCGCCGGCGAGTCCGGCGAGGGGTTCGCCGTCGTCGCCGACGAGGTGAAGACGCTCGCCTCCGAGACGAGCGAACACGCCGACGAGATCGCACGCACCGTCACGGAGATCCAGTCACAGGCGACCGAGACCGTCGACAGCGTCCGGGCGTCCAGCGCCCAGATCCAGCAGGCCGAACAGGGGATCGGCGAGGCGCTCGACGCGCTCGACGAGATCGCCGAGGCCGTCGACGAGACCGCCGACGGCATCGAGGAGGTCGCCGACGCCAACGACAGCCAGGCCGACGCCATCGAGGGCGTCACGACCACCATCGAGGACGCCCGCGACCACGCCGAAGCCGCCGAGACGGCCGCCCGCCGCATCGTCGAGACGACCGACCAGCAGACCGAGTCGGTCCGGGATCTGGTCGACAGCGTCGACCAGCTCCACGGCGCCGACCGCCGCTGAAGGGACCGGCCGACCGCACTTTCCCGCCGAAAAGAAGTCCGCTCAGTCCGTTCCGTACAGCTCCGCGGCGCGCTCGCCGAGCGGGCCCGGACTCCGGCGGCCGGTCACGGCCTCCAGCAGGTCGCCGTCGGCGAAGAAGGCGACCGCGGGCGCCGCGTTGACCGCGTTCTCGCGGC from Halosimplex halophilum includes:
- a CDS encoding methyl-accepting chemotaxis protein; its protein translation is MTRRTPESILRRVRKRVGGSSDGARTDADGEPDGASGVGPGGDSGLTRDGDAGVEPDGGSVVEARGGRPFEGRYDPDLDALGDVYGDADLAAVGDRHVRDPFGFDTDEVGALVDEYRAAGIGAGPFAASQRVVTGAVVDAVFDRLREDLDESDHGTLAEARSDLRDGLARTTDVFAAGAAAYEERAAGDSGGADGADAAAETGDADAGPAGEESGPGALDYHDVLHHIGTPLFVLDAEGEILTWNAQLEQLTGVSEAEAQAMEMASMAFYPDGRRGKTLADKVLDAPERTHEVYDVPKVDDASFTLYRDTSVMQDQHGEEAHISFSAAPIYGDDGDVIAVVEMVQDRTADVLRHERTSDLVTELEETMQAIQAGDLDARAAFDNEAGHVDASLLQVVDELNEMASTLADLIERVDDNAEDLAAATDESADAADEIESAVTEQNRILADAAEDIQDVSATMEEIAATSNQVSAAADRAREAVEDGERAGERAQAVTDELTDTSDELVDDVTELEERMDEVSEIIEIIADVAEQTNMLALNANIEAARAGESGEGFAVVADEVKTLASETSEHADEIARTVTEIQSQATETVDSVRASSAQIQQAEQGIGEALDALDEIAEAVDETADGIEEVADANDSQADAIEGVTTTIEDARDHAEAAETAARRIVETTDQQTESVRDLVDSVDQLHGADRR